A DNA window from Impatiens glandulifera chromosome 7, dImpGla2.1, whole genome shotgun sequence contains the following coding sequences:
- the LOC124946140 gene encoding BTB/POZ and TAZ domain-containing protein 2-like has protein sequence MTGHLYLLEDDSDQQLSSEFSAAAADIHIVTAGGIRIPAHRSILASASPVLENIIDRPNKKNHKSSERTIPILGVPSEAVAVFVRFLYSSKCTEEEMDLYGFHLLTLSHAFAVPQLKQRCAKALIQQLKISNVIDMLQLARLCDASELYFRSMKLVSTKIKLVEKTEGWKFVQKNDPWLELEILQFIDDIESRKKRTRRQKEERSLYLQLSEAMECLEHICTEGCTNIGPYDMEPGKKKKVPCQKFATCKGLELLFRHFATCKRRVNNGCDRCKRMWQLLRLHSSICDNPDLCKVPLCRQFKLKGQQKRKGEDEGRWKVLVRKVAVAKAMSFLSFHKRLRNGGLELKPSKKESCL, from the exons ATGACAGGCCACTTGTATCTTTTGGAAGACGATTCCGATCAGCAGTTATCCTCTGAATTCTCCGCCGCCGCCGCAGATATTCATATTGTCACCGCCGGCGGAATCCGCATCCCTGCACACCGCAGCATCCTG GCATCGGCTTCACCTGTGCTTGAAAACATCATAGATCGGCCGAATAAGAAGAATCATAAGAGTTCTGAAAGAACAATTCCGATATTAGGCGTCCCTAGCGAAGCTGTGGCCGTATTCGTTCGATTTCTCTACTCATCCAA ATGCACAGAAGAAGAGATGGACTTGTACGGATTTCATTTGTTGACTCTGTCTCATGCGTTCGCCGTTCCACAGCTGAAGCAACGATGTGCGAAAGCATTGATTCAACAGCTTAAGATCAGTAACGTGATCGACATGCTTCAGCTCGCTAGACTCTGTGATGCATCCGAactttactttcgtagtatgaaaCTTGTTTCAACGAAGATAAAGCTTGTGGAGAAAACTGAGGGATGGAAGTTTGTTCAAAAGAATGATCCTTGGTTGGAGCTTGAGATTCTTCAATTCATCGACGATATTGAATCG AGGAAGAAAAGAACAAGAAGGCAAAAGGAAGAGAGGAGCTTGTATTTACAGCTGAGTGAAGCAATGGAGTGTTTAGAGCACATCTGCACAGAAGGGTGTACAAACATTGGGCCTTACGACATGGAGccggggaagaagaagaaggttccATGTCAGAAGTTCGCAACGTGTAAAGGTTTAGAACTCTTGTTCAGGCATTTCGCTACTTGTAAAAGGAGAGTTAACAATGGGTGTGATAGATGCAAGCGTATGTGGCAGCTTCTTCGACTACATTCATCCATCTGCGACAATCCTGATCTTTGTAAAGTCCCACTTTGCAG GCAATTCAAGTTGAAAGGGCAGCAGAAAAGGAAAGGGGAGGATGAAGGAAGATGGAAGGTATTGGTGAGAAAAGTTGCAGTAGCAAAAGCTAtgtcttttctctcttttcacaAAAGATTAAGGAATGGTGGCCTAGAGCTAAAACCTTCAAAGAAGGAATCATGTTTATAG
- the LOC124944801 gene encoding BTB/POZ and TAZ domain-containing protein 1-like — MTGQSLSSDHHHQQQQQIYSDSDSDEVIHVLTTGGIRIPVHRSILASASPVLDNIIDHRPNKNQTSDNNSTIQILGVPTEAVAVFVRFLYSSKCTEEEMDMYGFHLLTLSHVFSVPVLKQRCAKALIQRLKIYDAIDMLQLARLCDASELYFRSMKLVSENIKFVQKTEGWKFLQENDHWLELEILQFIGEIESRRKMRRKRREEKRLCLQLSEAMECLEHICTEGCTNIGPYHIEPPAKKKRKVPCQKFATCQGLQLLFRHFSTCKRRVSSGCYRCKRMWQLLQLHSSICENSDLCKVPLCRQFKLKGQQQEGKGGDEARWKVLVRKVAVAKAMSFLSPSLHKRREEK; from the exons ATGACTGGTCAATCATTATCTtccgatcatcatcatcagcagcagcagcagataTACTCCGACTCCGACTCCGACGAAGTTATTCATGTTCTCACCACCGGCGGAATCCGCATTCCTGTCCACCGCAGCATCCTG GCATCGGCGTCTCCTGTGCTGGACAACATAATAGATCATCGGCCGAATAAGAATCAAACCTCTGATAATAATAGCACAATTCAGATATTAGGCGTTCCTACCGAAGCCGTCGCCGTCTTCGTTCGATTTCTCTATTCCTCCAA ATGCACAGAAGAAGAGATGGACATGTATGGATTTCATCTCTTGACACTGTCTCATGTATTCTCCGTTCCGGTGCTGAAGCAACGATGTGCGAAAGCACTGATTCAACGGCTTAAGATCTACGACGCTATAGATATGCTTCAGCTCGCGAGGCTCTGTGATGCATCCGAGCTTTACTTCCGGAGCATGAAACTTGTATCAGAAAACATAAAGTTTGTTCAGAAAACAGAGGGATGGAAGTTTCTACAGGAGAATGATCATTGGCTGGAGCTTGAGATTCTTCAGTTCATAGGCGAAATTGAATCG AGGAGGAAAATGAGAAGAAAGCGTAGGGAGGAGAAGAGGCTGTGTTTACAGCTAAGCGAAGCAATGGAGTGTTTAGAGCACATCTGCACAGAAGGGTGTACAAACATAGGCCCTTACCACATAGAGCCTCCGgcgaagaagaagagaaaggtTCCATGCCAGAAGTTCGCAACCTGCCAAGGCTTGCAGCTCCTGTTCCGCCATTTCTCAACATGCAAGAGGAGAGTGAGCAGCGGTTGTTACCGATGCAAACGTATGTGGCAGCTGCTTCAACTCCACTCTTCAATCTGTGAAAATAGTGATCTTTGTAAAGTCCCACTTTGCAG GCAATTCAAGTTGAAAGGTCAGCAGCAGGAAGGGAAAGGTGGGGATGAAGCAAGATGGAAGGTATTGGTGAGAAAAGTTGCAGTAGCTAAAGCCATGTCTTTTCTTTCTCCATCTTTACacaagagaagagaagagaagtgA